One Bradyrhizobium sp. ISRA464 genomic window carries:
- a CDS encoding ABC transporter permease — translation MSDAVVPHRSENSAEGPRAAAGWFRRALDSDIFYSFRRSRLTMVAAAITVLLFLLAIFASWLAVQNPFDPAQLQLINSRIPPLWTADGQSPFLLGTDEQGRDVFSAILYGMRISLAVGVSGVIFAGALGIALGLVAGYFGGVVDSVIMRIADVQLTFPAILIALLVNGVAKSLLGNRLDETATLGVLVIAIGLSFWVQYARTVRGSVMVEKNKDYVAAAQLIGLPAPKIMLRHVLPNTMGPILVIATINLALAIITEATLSFLGSGMPDTMPSLGTLIRIGNNYLFAGEWWIVAFPGAALAGLILSINLLGDWLRDALNPKLR, via the coding sequence ATGTCTGACGCCGTCGTTCCCCATCGCAGCGAAAACAGCGCGGAAGGCCCGCGTGCCGCCGCCGGCTGGTTCAGGCGCGCGCTCGACAGCGACATCTTCTATTCGTTCCGTCGCTCCAGGCTGACCATGGTGGCCGCCGCGATCACCGTGCTGCTCTTCCTGCTCGCGATCTTCGCGTCCTGGCTTGCGGTCCAGAACCCGTTCGATCCGGCGCAGCTGCAGCTGATCAACTCGCGGATTCCGCCGCTGTGGACCGCCGACGGCCAAAGCCCCTTCCTGCTGGGCACCGACGAGCAGGGCCGCGATGTCTTCTCGGCGATCCTCTACGGCATGCGCATCTCGCTCGCGGTCGGCGTGTCGGGCGTGATCTTCGCCGGCGCGCTCGGCATCGCGCTCGGACTGGTCGCAGGCTATTTCGGCGGCGTGGTCGACAGCGTTATCATGCGGATCGCCGACGTGCAGCTCACCTTCCCGGCGATCCTGATCGCGCTGCTGGTCAACGGCGTCGCCAAATCTCTGCTCGGCAACCGGCTCGACGAGACCGCCACGCTCGGCGTGCTCGTGATCGCGATCGGCCTCAGTTTCTGGGTGCAATATGCCCGCACCGTGCGCGGCTCCGTGATGGTCGAGAAGAACAAGGATTACGTGGCGGCCGCACAGCTGATCGGCCTGCCGGCACCCAAGATCATGCTGCGGCATGTGCTACCGAACACGATGGGCCCGATCCTCGTCATCGCCACCATCAACCTCGCACTCGCGATCATCACCGAGGCGACGCTGTCGTTCCTCGGCTCCGGCATGCCCGACACCATGCCGTCGCTCGGCACCTTGATCCGGATCGGCAACAATTATCTGTTCGCCGGCGAGTGGTGGATCGTCGCCTTCCCGGGCGCTGCACTCGCCGGCCTGATCCTGTCCATCAACCTGCTCGGCGACTGGCTGCGCGACGCACTGAATCCGAAGCTCCGATGA
- a CDS encoding alpha/beta hydrolase, producing MDRSADVAGRRLRPPSLFLMLAEARGVLEFNSSLLLSPLLMQAPRGDGHPVLTLPGFLASDLSMAPMRRYLKELGYDAYAWNMGRNFGGIATRRSALRDLLKRIHEASGRKVSIVGWSLGGVYARDLAVQMPELVRSIITLGSPFADDIRATNATRLYELLSGEAVDDIPEIRAAIAGDMPVPTTSIYSRTDGIVNWRTSRVRLSATAENIEVHFASHIGLGVNPAALWALADRLAQPEGEFRHFDRSGPFAIAYGPAEQALS from the coding sequence ATGGACAGGAGCGCCGATGTGGCCGGACGCCGGTTGCGCCCACCGAGCCTGTTCCTGATGCTGGCCGAAGCGCGCGGCGTGCTCGAATTCAATTCCAGCCTGTTGCTGTCGCCGCTCTTGATGCAGGCGCCGAGAGGCGACGGCCATCCGGTCCTGACGCTGCCGGGCTTCCTCGCCAGCGACCTTTCGATGGCGCCGATGCGGCGCTATCTGAAGGAACTCGGCTATGACGCCTATGCCTGGAACATGGGCCGCAATTTCGGCGGCATCGCCACTAGGCGGAGCGCGTTGCGCGACCTCCTGAAGCGGATTCACGAGGCGTCCGGGCGCAAGGTCTCGATCGTCGGCTGGAGTCTGGGCGGCGTCTATGCGCGCGATCTCGCGGTGCAGATGCCGGAGCTGGTGCGCTCCATTATCACGCTGGGCAGCCCGTTTGCCGATGACATTCGTGCGACAAACGCGACGCGCCTCTATGAGCTGTTGTCCGGCGAGGCGGTGGACGACATCCCCGAAATTCGCGCGGCGATCGCCGGCGACATGCCGGTGCCTACGACCTCGATTTATTCCCGCACCGACGGCATCGTGAACTGGCGGACCAGCCGGGTGCGGCTGTCGGCGACGGCGGAGAACATCGAGGTGCATTTCGCGAGCCATATCGGGCTCGGCGTCAATCCGGCCGCGCTGTGGGCGCTCGCCGACCGCCTGGCGCAGCCGGAAGGCGAATTCCGTCATTTTGACCGGTCCGGCCCCTTTGCCATTGCCTATGGGCCCGCGGAACAGGCACTATCCTGA
- a CDS encoding ABC transporter permease, whose amino-acid sequence MLAFTLRRVLQAVGVMLAVGVIAFAMFRFAGDPVNQMVSIDTSAAERASIRQSLGLDDPVLVQFGCYFINALQFKFGVSYQFRLPVSSLLMERMPATLELAICATLFAMVAGILMGVYSALRRDTILARLFQAISLIGISLPTFLIGILLIYLFAVTLGWLPSFGRGEVVKLGWWTTGLLTVSGLKALIMPAITLGLFQMTLIMRLVRAEMLEVLRTDYIRFARARGLTTRAIHFGHALKNTLVPVITVAGLQFGSVIAFSIITETVFQWPGMGLLFVQAVQNVDIPIMAAYLLMVSLIFVTINLVVDILYTVVDPRLRATVSRAT is encoded by the coding sequence ATGCTCGCTTTCACTCTTCGTCGCGTGCTCCAGGCCGTCGGCGTCATGCTCGCCGTGGGCGTCATCGCGTTCGCGATGTTCCGCTTCGCCGGCGATCCGGTGAACCAGATGGTCTCGATCGACACCTCGGCTGCCGAACGCGCCTCGATCCGGCAGTCGCTCGGCCTCGACGATCCCGTGCTCGTGCAGTTCGGCTGCTACTTCATCAACGCCCTGCAGTTCAAATTCGGCGTGTCCTATCAGTTCCGCCTGCCGGTCTCCTCGCTGCTGATGGAGCGCATGCCGGCGACGCTGGAGCTCGCCATCTGCGCAACGCTGTTCGCCATGGTGGCCGGCATCCTGATGGGGGTCTATTCGGCGCTGCGCCGCGACACCATCCTTGCCAGATTATTCCAGGCGATTTCGCTGATCGGCATTTCGCTGCCGACCTTCCTGATCGGCATCCTCCTGATCTATCTGTTCGCGGTGACACTGGGCTGGCTGCCGTCCTTCGGACGCGGCGAGGTCGTGAAGCTCGGCTGGTGGACGACCGGGCTCCTCACCGTCTCCGGCCTGAAGGCGCTGATCATGCCGGCGATCACGCTCGGTCTGTTCCAGATGACGCTGATCATGCGGCTGGTGCGTGCGGAAATGCTGGAGGTGCTGCGGACCGACTATATCCGCTTCGCCCGCGCCCGCGGACTGACCACGCGCGCGATCCATTTCGGCCATGCGCTGAAGAACACGCTGGTTCCGGTCATCACGGTCGCCGGCCTGCAGTTTGGCTCGGTTATTGCATTCTCGATCATCACCGAAACCGTGTTCCAATGGCCGGGCATGGGGCTTCTGTTCGTGCAGGCCGTGCAAAACGTCGATATCCCGATCATGGCGGCGTACCTTCTGATGGTCTCGCTGATCTTCGTCACCATCAATCTGGTGGTCGACATCCTCTACACCGTGGTCGATCCGAGGCTGCGCGCGACCGTCAGCCGCGCGACGTAA
- a CDS encoding DUF6489 family protein, whose amino-acid sequence MKVNVEVDCTPLEARQFFGLPDVAPMQTAVMDKLQQQMLSNIEKISPESLMQSWFTFDPKLAERFQDMFVAMAGLGGMGKKDKK is encoded by the coding sequence ATGAAGGTCAATGTCGAGGTAGATTGCACGCCCCTCGAAGCGCGGCAGTTCTTCGGTCTGCCCGACGTGGCGCCGATGCAGACCGCCGTCATGGACAAGCTGCAGCAGCAGATGCTGTCGAATATCGAGAAGATCTCGCCGGAATCGCTGATGCAAAGCTGGTTTACCTTCGATCCCAAGCTCGCCGAGCGCTTCCAGGACATGTTCGTGGCGATGGCTGGCCTTGGCGGCATGGGCAAGAAAGACAAGAAATAG
- a CDS encoding alpha/beta hydrolase has product MIEMPQLQFAETNGIRMGFYEAGPKTDTPPVVLCHGWPELAFSWRHQIKALGVAGIRVIAPDQRGYGATDRPEPVEAYDMEHLTGDLVGLLDHLKIDKAIFVGHDWGGFVVWQMPLRHPSRVAGVVGVNTPHWDRAPMDPIALFRQRFGDQMYIVQFQDPAREPDRIFGSRVEQTFDAFMRKPVTRPPGTPEEQPIAGVGASARLNLAFPQMIANYDARHDPRTPILSAEEKKVFVDTFTKTGFTGGINWYRNFTRNWERSAGLDHHVRVPALMIMAENDAVLPPSAADGMERLVPDLEKYLVRDSGHWTQQEKPDEVSAKLIEWRKRRFG; this is encoded by the coding sequence ATGATTGAAATGCCGCAGCTGCAGTTCGCCGAGACCAACGGCATCCGCATGGGGTTCTACGAGGCAGGCCCCAAGACCGACACCCCGCCGGTGGTGCTGTGCCATGGCTGGCCGGAGCTTGCCTTTTCCTGGCGCCACCAGATCAAGGCGCTGGGCGTGGCCGGCATCCGCGTGATCGCACCGGACCAGCGCGGCTATGGCGCGACCGACCGGCCGGAGCCGGTCGAGGCCTATGACATGGAGCATCTGACCGGGGACCTCGTCGGCCTGCTCGATCATCTCAAGATCGACAAGGCGATCTTCGTCGGTCACGACTGGGGCGGGTTCGTCGTCTGGCAAATGCCGCTCCGGCATCCGTCGCGGGTCGCCGGCGTGGTCGGCGTCAACACGCCGCATTGGGATCGTGCGCCGATGGATCCGATCGCGCTGTTCCGCCAGCGCTTCGGCGACCAGATGTATATCGTCCAGTTCCAGGATCCGGCACGCGAGCCGGACCGCATCTTCGGCAGCCGCGTCGAGCAGACTTTCGACGCATTCATGCGCAAGCCCGTGACGCGTCCTCCGGGCACGCCGGAGGAGCAGCCGATTGCCGGCGTCGGCGCGTCGGCCCGGCTCAACCTCGCGTTTCCGCAGATGATCGCGAACTACGACGCCAGACATGATCCGCGCACGCCGATCTTGTCGGCGGAGGAGAAGAAGGTGTTCGTCGATACCTTCACGAAGACCGGCTTCACCGGCGGTATCAACTGGTATCGCAACTTCACCCGCAACTGGGAACGTTCGGCCGGCCTTGATCATCATGTGCGGGTGCCGGCGCTGATGATCATGGCCGAGAACGACGCGGTGCTGCCGCCGTCGGCCGCCGACGGCATGGAGAGGCTGGTGCCGGACCTCGAGAAATACCTGGTGCGGGACAGCGGCCATTGGACGCAGCAGGAAAAGCCGGACGAAGTCAGCGCCAAGCTGATCGAGTGGCGTAAACGAAGGTTCGGGTAG
- a CDS encoding DUF3617 family protein, which produces MIFRNGIACMLLTLTIVAALSAEAHAQTSSLPRPQNGKESAVRSSQDDQSFSGPSFRKGLWRFVRTLDVVRGVNKNVKSRIIDKEMTRCVDPTQAMKATFSSGSVGSCVSDKPEKVGNKYTFGHRCDYMGAVSTVITVRSDEAYTELNEVTTGEHPKTDLVVATRIGDCDDGAAVNSEELTPSHLDH; this is translated from the coding sequence ATGATCTTCCGGAATGGCATCGCATGCATGCTGCTGACGTTGACGATCGTCGCGGCGCTATCGGCTGAGGCTCACGCACAGACGTCATCTCTTCCTCGGCCGCAGAACGGCAAGGAAAGCGCGGTTCGCTCCAGTCAAGACGATCAATCCTTCTCTGGCCCCAGCTTCCGCAAGGGCTTGTGGCGCTTTGTTAGAACGCTCGATGTCGTGAGAGGCGTCAACAAGAACGTGAAGTCTCGGATCATCGACAAGGAGATGACGCGCTGCGTCGACCCAACCCAAGCGATGAAGGCCACCTTCTCCTCGGGATCTGTCGGAAGCTGCGTCTCGGACAAGCCTGAAAAGGTCGGTAACAAATATACATTTGGGCACCGATGCGACTACATGGGCGCGGTCAGCACGGTCATCACTGTGCGCAGCGACGAGGCCTATACCGAGCTGAACGAAGTCACGACTGGCGAGCATCCCAAAACCGACCTGGTGGTGGCGACGAGGATCGGCGATTGCGACGACGGCGCGGCGGTCAATTCGGAAGAGTTGACCCCATCGCACCTGGACCACTAG
- the ltrA gene encoding group II intron reverse transcriptase/maturase codes for MSLETPERIRTLQRKLYCKAKAEPAYRFYLLYDKICREDILRHAYALARANAGAPGVDGVTFEQIEASGVEAWLAGLREDLVSKTYRPDPVRRVMIPKPGGGERALGIPTIRCRVIQTAAKLVLEPIFEADFEDSAYGYRPRRSAVDAIKETHRLICRGYTDVVDADLSKYFDTIPHSDLLKSVARRIVDRHVLWLIKLWLQAPVEERDGNGKRRMSGGKNSKRGTPQGGVASPLLSVIYMNRFLKHWRLTGRGEAFRAHIVSYADDFVILSRGYAHEALAWTKAVMTKLGLTLNEAKTSVKDARRESFDFLGYSFGPHRYRKDGHWYLGASPSKKSVQRLKAKVSDILVPGNTGCWLDVRDRLNRLLRGWSTYFGYGTRKPAYRTVDNHVYERVRGFLVRRHKVPSRGTRLFPREAVFGALGVLHLRRVHLGPPPWALH; via the coding sequence ATGAGCCTCGAAACGCCTGAAAGGATCAGGACCCTTCAGAGAAAGCTCTATTGCAAGGCGAAGGCGGAGCCTGCCTACCGCTTCTATTTGCTCTACGACAAGATCTGCCGTGAGGACATTCTGCGCCACGCCTACGCGCTGGCCCGTGCCAATGCGGGTGCGCCTGGTGTTGACGGGGTGACCTTTGAGCAGATCGAGGCGTCGGGCGTGGAAGCATGGTTAGCGGGGCTGCGCGAGGACCTCGTTTCGAAGACGTACCGACCCGATCCGGTGCGGCGGGTGATGATCCCGAAGCCCGGGGGAGGCGAGCGCGCGCTCGGCATTCCCACGATCCGCTGTCGCGTCATTCAGACTGCCGCCAAACTCGTGTTGGAACCGATATTCGAAGCGGACTTCGAGGACAGTGCTTATGGCTATCGTCCGCGTCGCAGCGCGGTCGATGCGATCAAGGAAACGCACCGGCTGATTTGCCGGGGCTATACCGACGTGGTTGACGCCGATTTGTCGAAATATTTCGACACGATCCCGCATTCGGACCTCCTCAAATCGGTGGCCCGACGCATCGTTGACCGGCATGTGCTGTGGCTGATCAAGCTGTGGCTGCAAGCGCCGGTCGAGGAGCGGGACGGCAACGGGAAGCGGCGCATGAGTGGCGGCAAGAACAGCAAGCGCGGCACACCGCAAGGCGGTGTTGCAAGCCCGCTGCTCTCCGTCATCTATATGAACCGGTTCCTGAAGCATTGGCGATTGACCGGACGCGGCGAAGCCTTCCGCGCCCACATCGTCTCGTACGCCGACGACTTCGTCATCCTCAGCCGCGGCTATGCGCACGAGGCTCTGGCGTGGACGAAAGCGGTGATGACGAAACTCGGGCTGACGCTCAACGAGGCGAAAACCTCGGTGAAGGATGCCCGGCGCGAGAGCTTCGACTTCCTTGGTTATAGCTTCGGGCCGCATCGGTACCGGAAAGATGGCCATTGGTATCTGGGCGCGAGCCCGTCCAAGAAGAGTGTTCAGCGGCTCAAAGCCAAGGTGAGCGATATCCTGGTCCCCGGCAACACCGGGTGCTGGCTTGACGTGCGTGACCGGCTCAATCGCTTGTTGCGAGGCTGGAGCACGTACTTCGGCTACGGCACTCGGAAACCGGCGTACCGGACCGTCGATAACCATGTGTACGAACGGGTCCGCGGATTCCTGGTCCGACGTCACAAGGTGCCGTCGCGTGGCACCCGCCTCTTCCCGCGAGAGGCTGTGTTTGGCGCGCTCGGGGTCTTGCACCTCCGACGCGTCCACTTGGGACCGCCGCCGTGGGCCTTGCACTGA
- a CDS encoding wax ester/triacylglycerol synthase family O-acyltransferase: protein MGDARKLSSLDASFLYLETPEMPMHVGSMAIFRLPEDYKGDFFEEFKAMLASRLHIAPILKARLQKAPLDIDHPSWVEDDQFDIDRHIFRASLPEPRDRATLERIVGWMHAKLLNRARPLWEFYVFEGMKDNEIGLYSKMHHACIDGGAGAALTSMIYDVTPVPRQVDPPSAKKVAQEPRDIAANLLDAYQQLWTQPFEAAAAAQKSLELPRSGKSDLGSILFDNAMFQIENAVKFAGSMPTVLKSLSDVVAKIADPRSRESLQAMSSPPTILNKAISSERSFAGTSISLSRAKAVAKASGGKLNDVVLALSSGVVRRYLISQGALPNKSLTAGVPISLREEGNAESNNQVFGMICSIATDIEDPRKRLETIIAQSTKSKEMSHPLRALVPQVSNISLLGAPILVQVLSLLYSRSDLSNVLPPAVNITVSNVPGPRQTLYAAGAELLHIFPVSISTHGVALNITVQSYRDQLDFGFIVGANIIPHVQVLCDMLPLEFDALEAAFAPSPADIKGAAE from the coding sequence ATGGGCGACGCCAGGAAGCTGTCCTCGCTGGACGCATCGTTTCTCTATCTGGAAACGCCGGAGATGCCGATGCATGTCGGCAGCATGGCGATCTTCCGCCTGCCTGAGGATTACAAGGGCGACTTCTTCGAGGAATTCAAGGCGATGCTCGCCTCGCGGCTGCACATCGCGCCGATCCTGAAGGCGCGCCTGCAGAAGGCGCCGCTCGACATCGATCATCCGTCCTGGGTCGAGGATGACCAGTTCGACATCGACCGCCACATCTTCCGCGCCAGCCTGCCCGAGCCGCGCGACCGCGCGACGCTCGAGCGCATCGTTGGCTGGATGCACGCCAAGCTGTTGAACCGCGCCCGTCCGCTCTGGGAGTTCTACGTGTTCGAGGGCATGAAGGACAACGAGATCGGGCTTTATTCCAAGATGCATCACGCCTGCATCGACGGCGGCGCGGGAGCTGCGCTGACCAGCATGATCTACGACGTGACGCCGGTGCCGCGGCAGGTCGATCCGCCGAGCGCGAAAAAGGTCGCGCAGGAGCCGCGTGACATCGCCGCCAATCTGCTCGACGCTTATCAGCAGCTCTGGACCCAGCCCTTCGAGGCGGCGGCCGCGGCACAGAAGAGCCTGGAGCTGCCGCGCTCGGGCAAGAGCGACCTCGGCTCGATCCTGTTCGACAACGCCATGTTCCAGATCGAGAACGCGGTGAAGTTCGCCGGCAGCATGCCCACCGTGCTGAAGAGCCTGTCTGATGTCGTCGCCAAGATCGCCGATCCCAGGTCGCGCGAGAGCCTGCAGGCGATGTCCTCGCCGCCGACTATCCTAAACAAGGCGATCTCGTCTGAACGCAGTTTCGCCGGGACCTCGATCTCGCTGTCGCGGGCCAAGGCGGTGGCGAAGGCGTCCGGCGGCAAGCTCAACGATGTCGTGCTCGCGCTCTCTTCCGGCGTGGTGCGGCGTTATTTGATCAGCCAGGGCGCACTGCCGAACAAGTCGCTGACCGCGGGAGTGCCGATCTCGCTGCGCGAGGAGGGCAACGCCGAATCCAATAACCAGGTGTTCGGCATGATCTGCTCGATCGCGACCGATATCGAAGACCCCAGGAAGCGGCTGGAGACCATCATCGCGCAATCCACCAAATCCAAGGAAATGTCGCATCCGCTGCGCGCCCTGGTACCGCAGGTTTCCAACATCTCATTGCTGGGCGCACCGATCCTGGTCCAGGTCCTGTCGCTGCTGTACAGCCGCTCGGATCTTTCCAACGTGCTGCCGCCGGCGGTCAACATCACGGTCTCGAACGTACCTGGGCCGCGGCAGACGCTGTACGCCGCCGGCGCCGAGCTGTTGCACATCTTCCCGGTCTCGATCTCGACCCACGGGGTCGCACTGAACATCACCGTGCAGAGCTACCGCGATCAGCTTGATTTCGGCTTCATCGTGGGTGCCAACATCATTCCCCACGTGCAGGTTTTGTGCGACATGCTGCCGCTCGAGTTCGATGCACTCGAGGCGGCGTTCGCGCCTTCGCCTGCGGACATCAAGGGCGCAGCCGAATAG
- a CDS encoding ABC transporter substrate-binding protein, with translation MSVRWRLFAATAVAFLVCALPASAQTLRYANQGELKSLDPYTLKETTTIAHHAHVYEGLIARDKDLKIIPALAESWENLSPTKWRFHLRKGVKFHNGDPFTADDVLFSADRVRAKGSNFLSNVPADAKFTKVDDYTVDVTLDSPNPILISQWDSWYIMDKKWCEENSSVAPTPASATTPSYASLHENGTGPFMIESHQPGVKTVFKVFPGYWRKPEHNLKEIIFTPIASDATRVAALLSGEVDVIEPVPIQDIQRVNSSGTAKVLTGPEIRTIFIGMDESRDELLYSNVKGKNPFKDIRVREAFYKTIDVDLIKSRVMRGMSTPSVLMIAPQLYPLSNEFTRPKVDPEGAKKLLAEAGYPSGFEVTMDCPNDRYVNDAAICQAVVGMLARIGVKVNLLAQPKAQYFAKVLKPGGYQTSLFLLGWTPATSDSHNVLHDILGCRNDPKDPTRGEANLGGYCNKEVDALADNILVETDNAKRDQLIKQAYDIVIRDYGYIPLHQQSLAWGVSNKVKLTQRADNQVLLYWATKQGD, from the coding sequence ATGTCGGTACGTTGGCGTTTGTTTGCGGCGACAGCCGTCGCATTTCTCGTTTGTGCCCTGCCGGCATCAGCCCAGACCTTGCGCTACGCCAATCAGGGCGAGCTCAAATCGCTGGATCCCTATACGCTGAAAGAAACCACGACCATCGCGCATCATGCCCATGTCTATGAAGGACTGATCGCGCGCGACAAGGACCTGAAGATCATCCCGGCGCTGGCGGAAAGCTGGGAGAATCTGAGCCCGACCAAATGGCGCTTCCATTTGCGCAAGGGCGTGAAATTCCACAATGGCGACCCCTTCACCGCGGACGACGTGCTGTTCTCCGCCGATCGCGTCCGCGCCAAGGGCTCCAACTTCCTCAGCAACGTTCCGGCCGATGCCAAGTTCACCAAGGTCGACGACTACACCGTCGACGTGACGCTGGATTCGCCCAATCCCATCCTGATCTCGCAATGGGATAGCTGGTACATCATGGACAAGAAGTGGTGCGAGGAGAACAGCTCCGTCGCGCCGACTCCGGCGTCCGCGACCACGCCGAGCTACGCCTCGCTGCACGAGAACGGCACCGGTCCCTTCATGATCGAGAGCCACCAGCCCGGCGTAAAGACCGTCTTCAAGGTGTTCCCGGGCTACTGGCGCAAGCCGGAGCATAACCTCAAGGAGATCATCTTCACGCCGATCGCCTCCGACGCCACGCGCGTCGCCGCGCTGCTCTCCGGCGAGGTCGACGTGATCGAGCCGGTTCCGATCCAGGACATCCAACGCGTCAATTCAAGCGGCACCGCCAAGGTGCTGACCGGGCCGGAAATCCGAACCATCTTCATCGGTATGGACGAGTCGCGCGACGAACTCCTGTACTCGAACGTCAAGGGCAAGAATCCGTTCAAGGACATCCGCGTCCGCGAGGCGTTCTACAAGACGATCGACGTCGATCTGATCAAGTCCCGCGTCATGCGGGGCATGTCGACCCCCTCGGTGCTGATGATCGCCCCCCAGCTCTACCCGCTGTCGAATGAGTTCACCCGGCCGAAGGTCGATCCGGAGGGCGCCAAGAAGCTGTTGGCCGAGGCCGGCTATCCGAGCGGCTTCGAGGTCACGATGGATTGCCCGAACGACCGCTACGTCAACGACGCCGCGATCTGCCAGGCGGTGGTCGGCATGCTCGCCCGCATCGGCGTCAAGGTGAATTTGCTGGCGCAGCCGAAGGCACAATATTTCGCCAAGGTCCTGAAACCCGGCGGCTACCAGACCTCGTTGTTTCTGCTTGGCTGGACGCCGGCAACGTCCGATTCCCACAACGTGCTGCACGACATCCTCGGCTGCCGCAACGATCCGAAGGATCCGACCCGCGGCGAGGCCAATCTCGGCGGCTACTGCAACAAGGAGGTCGACGCGCTCGCCGACAACATCCTGGTCGAGACCGACAACGCCAAGCGCGACCAGCTGATCAAGCAGGCCTACGACATTGTCATCAGGGACTACGGCTACATTCCGCTGCACCAGCAGTCGCTGGCCTGGGGCGTCTCGAACAAGGTCAAGCTGACCCAGCGTGCGGACAACCAGGTCCTGCTCTATTGGGCGACCAAACAGGGTGATTGA
- a CDS encoding ABC transporter ATP-binding protein: MTQPVLSLRNLEVEFVTRRGTLRAINGVSFDIAKGEVLGVVGESGAGKSVTGLAVIGLIDPPGRISGGRIELSGTRIDHLPPEEIRRVRGKRIGMIFQDPLTSLNPLYRIGDQIIETIRTHTDLSESAARRRAIDLLAEVGIPAPEKRIDGYPHEFSGGMRQRVVIALAICAEPELIIADEPTTALDVSVQAQIIALIKRLGRDHGTAVMLVTHDMGVIAETCDRVAVMYSGRIAEIGPVQDVVRNPLHPYAKGLMGAIPTLAGEDKRLVQIPGSMPRLSAIPPGCPFNPRCAFAFDRCRVERPEPIQQGAQSVACHLFEPAKETAA; this comes from the coding sequence ATGACCCAGCCCGTTCTCTCGTTGCGCAACCTCGAGGTGGAATTCGTCACCCGCCGCGGCACCCTGCGTGCCATCAACGGCGTGTCGTTCGACATCGCCAAGGGCGAGGTGCTCGGCGTGGTCGGCGAATCCGGCGCCGGCAAATCGGTGACGGGACTCGCCGTGATCGGGTTGATCGACCCGCCCGGCCGCATCTCCGGCGGCCGGATCGAGCTATCAGGCACGCGGATCGACCATCTTCCGCCCGAAGAGATCCGCCGCGTCAGGGGCAAACGGATCGGCATGATCTTCCAGGATCCGCTGACCAGCCTCAATCCGCTCTACCGGATCGGCGACCAGATCATCGAAACGATCCGCACCCATACCGATCTCAGCGAAAGCGCCGCGCGCAGGCGTGCCATCGACCTGCTCGCCGAGGTCGGCATTCCCGCGCCGGAAAAGCGCATCGACGGCTACCCCCACGAATTCTCCGGCGGCATGCGGCAGCGCGTGGTCATTGCGCTGGCGATCTGCGCCGAGCCCGAGTTGATCATCGCGGACGAGCCGACGACGGCGCTCGACGTTTCCGTGCAGGCGCAGATCATCGCGCTGATCAAGCGGCTCGGCCGCGATCACGGCACGGCCGTGATGCTGGTGACCCACGACATGGGCGTGATCGCAGAGACCTGCGACCGCGTCGCGGTAATGTATTCGGGCCGGATCGCCGAGATCGGCCCGGTGCAGGACGTGGTGCGCAATCCGCTACATCCCTACGCCAAGGGCCTGATGGGCGCGATCCCAACGCTTGCGGGCGAGGACAAGCGGCTGGTGCAAATTCCGGGCTCGATGCCCCGGCTGTCGGCGATCCCGCCTGGGTGCCCGTTCAATCCACGCTGCGCGTTTGCCTTCGACCGTTGCCGCGTCGAGCGACCTGAGCCGATCCAGCAGGGTGCGCAATCCGTCGCCTGCCATCTGTTCGAGCCTGCGAAGGAGACGGCGGCATGA